A section of the Enterococcus montenegrensis genome encodes:
- the deoB gene encoding phosphopentomutase: MFKRVHLIVMDSVGIGQAPDAEKFGDVGADTLGHIAKEAGLTIPHLEQLGLGSIRPLTGVKDKKDHQGYATKLEEISVGKDTMTGHWEIMGLNIKKPFRVFPNGFPDELLKQIEDFSGRKVVCNKPYSGTEVINDYGEHQMKTGDLIVYTSADPVLQIAAHEEIIPLEELYRICQFTRDITKDEPYMIGRIIARPYVGEPGNFTRTSNRHDYALDPFGKTVLDSLKDNGKDVIAVGKINDIFNGQGVTEAIRTKSNMDGVDKLLEVMKKDFTGLSFTNLVDFDALYGHRRDVVGYAHAIEDFDLRIPELLDNMADDDLLLITADHGNDPTFPGTDHTREYVPLLAYSKKMTGKGALPQGFYADISATIAENFAVPATENGQSFLAALK; encoded by the coding sequence ATGTTTAAACGTGTACATTTAATCGTCATGGATTCAGTGGGTATCGGTCAAGCGCCGGATGCCGAAAAATTTGGTGATGTTGGAGCAGATACACTAGGCCACATTGCAAAAGAAGCTGGGTTAACTATCCCGCACTTGGAACAATTAGGTTTAGGGAGCATTCGCCCTCTAACAGGTGTTAAAGATAAAAAAGATCATCAAGGTTATGCCACTAAATTAGAAGAAATCTCTGTGGGCAAAGACACAATGACTGGTCACTGGGAAATTATGGGATTAAATATTAAAAAACCATTCCGCGTTTTCCCAAATGGTTTTCCCGATGAATTATTAAAACAAATTGAAGATTTTTCTGGGCGTAAAGTCGTCTGCAACAAACCTTATTCCGGCACAGAAGTAATTAACGACTATGGTGAACACCAAATGAAAACTGGGGATTTAATCGTGTATACTTCTGCAGATCCAGTTTTACAAATTGCAGCCCACGAGGAAATTATTCCTTTAGAAGAGTTGTATCGTATTTGCCAATTTACTCGCGATATTACAAAAGATGAACCTTATATGATCGGCCGCATTATTGCACGTCCTTATGTAGGTGAACCTGGTAATTTTACCCGCACAAGTAATCGTCACGACTACGCCTTAGATCCGTTTGGTAAAACGGTCTTAGATTCATTAAAAGATAACGGCAAAGATGTCATTGCTGTGGGTAAAATCAACGATATCTTTAACGGCCAAGGTGTTACAGAAGCAATTCGCACAAAGAGTAATATGGACGGTGTGGATAAATTATTAGAAGTAATGAAAAAAGACTTTACCGGTTTAAGTTTTACAAACTTGGTAGACTTTGATGCGTTGTATGGTCACCGCCGCGATGTCGTGGGGTATGCACATGCCATTGAAGATTTTGATTTGCGGATTCCAGAATTATTGGACAATATGGCCGATGATGATTTGTTGTTAATTACTGCCGATCATGGTAACGATCCAACTTTCCCTGGTACAGATCATACCCGTGAATATGTGCCATTACTTGCTTATAGCAAAAAAATGACCGGAAAAGGCGCATTGCCACAAGGTTTTTATGCTGATATTTCGGCAACTATTGCAGAAAACTTTGCTGTACCGGCAACAGAAAACGGCCAAAGCTTCTTAGCTGCTTTAAAATAA
- a CDS encoding purine-nucleoside phosphorylase, translating to MTEILAQLQETTDFIKEQGVKAVEFGLILGSGLGELAEEIQNPVVISYNEIPHFPISTVVGHAGQLVYGDLAGKKVLAMQGRFHYYEGNSMQTVTYPVRVMKALGAHSVVVTNACGGVNETFAPGDLMLITDHINFMGANPLVGPNEESMGPRFPDMSQAYSIEYMTVAKEVAKAAGLHLKEGVYMGFSGPTYETPAEIRFARTIGADAVGMSTVPEVIVAAHSGLKVLGISCITNLAAGMQKNLNHAEVVETTERVKAEFKALVKETLAKL from the coding sequence ATGACAGAGATTTTAGCACAATTACAAGAAACGACAGATTTTATCAAAGAACAAGGTGTAAAAGCAGTTGAATTTGGCTTGATTTTAGGTTCTGGCTTAGGAGAATTAGCTGAAGAAATTCAAAATCCAGTGGTGATTTCCTATAATGAAATTCCTCATTTTCCAATTTCAACAGTCGTGGGACATGCTGGTCAGTTGGTTTATGGCGATTTGGCAGGAAAAAAAGTTTTAGCGATGCAAGGACGTTTTCATTATTATGAAGGCAACTCGATGCAAACAGTCACTTATCCAGTCCGCGTGATGAAAGCACTTGGCGCACATTCTGTGGTTGTGACCAATGCGTGTGGTGGTGTGAACGAAACATTTGCACCCGGTGATTTGATGTTAATTACAGATCATATCAATTTCATGGGGGCAAATCCTTTAGTTGGTCCTAATGAAGAAAGTATGGGACCGCGATTCCCAGATATGAGCCAAGCCTATAGCATAGAATATATGACAGTGGCAAAAGAAGTCGCAAAAGCGGCGGGCTTACATTTAAAAGAGGGTGTTTACATGGGCTTTTCTGGTCCAACTTATGAAACACCAGCTGAAATTCGGTTTGCTCGCACAATTGGCGCAGATGCAGTCGGAATGTCAACCGTGCCAGAAGTTATCGTAGCGGCTCATAGTGGCTTAAAAGTATTAGGTATTTCTTGTATCACTAATTTAGCTGCGGGCATGCAAAAAAATCTAAACCATGCAGAAGTGG